In the genome of Xanthobacteraceae bacterium, one region contains:
- a CDS encoding phosphoribosylanthranilate isomerase gives MIVKICGIKDLAAMEAALEAGADMTGLVFFGPSPRNVAPLEAASLASRARGKAKVVALTVDADDAALDLIMKHAAPDLLQLHGKETPARVRELRARYGVPVMKALGVSNARDLDLAAKYEADWMLYDAKPPKDATRPGGHGVAFDWSLLKNAPRKTPMMLSGGLDPENVAEAIRIARPDGVDVSSGVESAPGVKDRNKIISFVRAARASVMERAS, from the coding sequence ATGATCGTCAAAATCTGCGGGATCAAGGACTTGGCCGCGATGGAAGCCGCGCTCGAAGCGGGCGCGGACATGACCGGCCTCGTCTTCTTCGGTCCCAGTCCGCGCAATGTCGCGCCGCTCGAAGCGGCGTCGCTGGCTTCGCGCGCGCGTGGCAAGGCGAAAGTGGTGGCGCTGACCGTGGATGCCGACGACGCCGCGCTCGACCTCATCATGAAACACGCCGCGCCCGATCTCTTGCAACTGCACGGCAAGGAGACCCCGGCTCGCGTGCGCGAACTGCGCGCCCGCTACGGCGTGCCGGTGATGAAGGCGCTCGGCGTTTCGAACGCGCGCGATCTCGACCTCGCCGCGAAGTACGAAGCCGACTGGATGCTCTACGACGCGAAGCCGCCGAAGGATGCGACCCGCCCCGGCGGCCACGGCGTCGCTTTCGACTGGTCGCTCCTGAAGAATGCGCCGCGGAAAACGCCGATGATGCTTTCCGGCGGCCTCGATCCGGAGAACGTCGCGGAGGCGATCCGCATCGCGCGGCCCGACGGCGTCGATGTTTCGTCCGGCGTCGAAAGCGCGCCCGGCGTGAAGGACCGCAACAAGATCATCTCGTTCGTGCGCGCGGCCCGCGCATCTGTCATGGAGCGCGCCTCGTGA
- the trpB gene encoding tryptophan synthase subunit beta, translating to MNVRPNSLRSGPDAGGHFGIFGGRFVAETLMPLVLDLEKAYEEAKRDPAFKKEMDYHLKHFVGRPSPLYFAERMTAHYGGAKIFFKREDLNHTGAHKVNNVLGQIMLAKRMQKPRVIAETGAGMHGVATATLCAKFGLQCVVFMGEVDVARQEPNVLRMRALGAEVRPVTSGSKTLKDAMNEALRDWVTNVHDTFYCIGTVAGPHPYPAMVRDFQCVIGDETRTQMMEMEGRLPNSLLACIGGGSNAMGLFHPFLDDTDVAIYGVEAAGHGLDKQHAASLAGGRPGVLHGNRTYLLMNEDGQIEEAHSISAGLDYPGIGPEHSWLHEIGRVKYLSATDDEALKAFQLCSRLEGIIPALEPSHALAKLEELAQNKPKDHLIVVNMSGRGDKDLASVASYLKNNA from the coding sequence GTGAACGTTCGTCCCAATTCCCTGCGTAGCGGTCCCGACGCGGGCGGCCACTTCGGCATTTTCGGCGGCCGCTTCGTCGCGGAAACGCTGATGCCGCTCGTGCTCGATCTGGAGAAGGCTTACGAGGAAGCGAAGCGGGACCCGGCGTTCAAGAAGGAGATGGATTACCATCTCAAGCATTTCGTCGGCCGCCCCAGCCCGCTCTATTTCGCCGAGCGCATGACCGCGCATTACGGCGGCGCGAAAATCTTTTTCAAGCGCGAAGACCTGAACCACACCGGCGCGCACAAGGTGAACAACGTGCTCGGCCAGATCATGCTGGCGAAGCGCATGCAGAAGCCGCGCGTCATCGCGGAGACCGGCGCGGGCATGCATGGTGTCGCCACCGCGACGCTGTGCGCGAAGTTCGGCCTGCAATGCGTGGTGTTCATGGGCGAGGTAGACGTCGCGCGGCAGGAGCCGAACGTGCTGCGCATGCGCGCGCTGGGCGCGGAAGTGCGCCCCGTCACCAGCGGTTCCAAGACGCTCAAAGACGCGATGAACGAGGCGCTCCGCGACTGGGTCACGAACGTGCACGATACCTTCTATTGCATCGGCACGGTCGCTGGTCCGCATCCCTATCCCGCGATGGTGCGCGACTTCCAGTGCGTGATCGGCGACGAGACGCGCACGCAGATGATGGAGATGGAAGGCCGTCTCCCCAATTCGCTGCTCGCCTGCATCGGCGGCGGCTCCAACGCGATGGGCCTGTTTCATCCGTTCCTCGATGATACCGATGTCGCGATCTACGGCGTCGAAGCCGCGGGCCATGGCCTCGACAAGCAGCACGCGGCGTCGCTCGCGGGCGGCCGCCCCGGCGTGCTGCACGGCAACCGCACTTATCTGCTCATGAATGAAGACGGGCAGATCGAGGAAGCGCATTCCATCTCGGCGGGCCTCGATTATCCCGGCATCGGCCCCGAACATTCCTGGCTGCACGAAATCGGCCGCGTGAAATATCTTTCCGCGACCGACGACGAGGCGCTCAAGGCCTTCCAGCTTTGCTCGCGGCTCGAAGGCATCATTCCCGCGCTGGAGCCGTCGCACGCGCTTGCGAAGCTCGAAGAACTCGCGCAGAACAAGCCGAAGGACCACCTGATCGTCGTGAACATGTCAGGCCGCGGCGACAAGGACCTCGCCTCCGTCGCGTCGTACCTGAAGAACAACGCATGA
- the trpA gene encoding tryptophan synthase subunit alpha, giving the protein MTATRIDARFKALSAEGRAGLVTFVTAGDPDYETSLAIVKALPKAGADVIELGVPFTDAMADGPPIQASSLRALAAGQSLKKTIQMVRAFREQDNETPIVLMGYYNPIYVYGVEKFLGDAKAAGVDGLIVVDLPPEEDEELCLPAMKAGINFIRLSTPTTDDKRLPAVLKNTSGFVYYVSIAGVSGAATPDTPKVIEAVTRIKRHTQLPIAVGFGLKTPEHARAVAMGADAAVVGSALVEAVRTSLDGNGKATAKTVKAVTDLTSALAEGVRSARRKAAE; this is encoded by the coding sequence ATGACCGCGACCCGTATCGATGCGCGCTTCAAGGCGCTTTCCGCCGAAGGCCGCGCCGGCCTCGTCACCTTCGTGACCGCGGGCGATCCCGATTACGAAACTTCGCTCGCCATCGTGAAGGCGCTTCCGAAGGCGGGCGCGGACGTGATCGAACTCGGCGTTCCCTTCACCGACGCGATGGCAGACGGTCCGCCGATTCAGGCTTCGTCCTTGCGCGCGCTTGCGGCGGGACAATCGCTGAAGAAGACGATCCAGATGGTCCGCGCGTTCCGCGAACAGGATAACGAGACGCCGATCGTGCTGATGGGCTACTACAATCCCATCTACGTCTATGGCGTGGAAAAATTCCTCGGCGACGCGAAGGCCGCCGGTGTCGATGGACTGATCGTCGTCGACCTGCCGCCGGAGGAAGACGAGGAACTTTGCCTTCCCGCGATGAAGGCGGGCATCAACTTCATCCGCCTCTCGACGCCGACCACCGACGACAAGCGCCTGCCTGCGGTGCTGAAGAATACGTCCGGCTTCGTCTATTACGTTTCGATTGCCGGTGTGTCCGGCGCAGCGACGCCCGACACGCCGAAGGTGATCGAGGCGGTGACACGCATCAAGCGCCATACGCAACTTCCCATCGCGGTGGGCTTCGGCCTGAAAACGCCGGAACACGCGCGCGCGGTTGCGATGGGCGCCGATGCGGCCGTGGTCGGCTCGGCGCTGGTGGAGGCGGTGCGCACCAGCCTCGACGGCAACGGCAAGGCAACGGCAAAAACCGTGAAAGCCGTTACCGACCTCACCTCCGCGCTCGCCGAAGGCGTGCGCTCGGCCCGCCGCAAGGCGGCGGAGTAA
- the accD gene encoding acetyl-CoA carboxylase, carboxyltransferase subunit beta yields the protein MNWISNVGPKIRSFLSRREVPENLWIKCPETGQLVFHKDVEANQWVIPGSNYHMRMGANARLKATFDNETWLDVAVPDVPADPLKFRDERRYTDRIKDARTKTGMKDAVKIGFGKLDGLPVVAAAQDFDFMGGSLGMAAGEAVIKGLDTAVEKQTPFILFVASGGARMQEGILSLMQMPRTTVAVQKLREAKKPYIVVLTNPTTGGVTASYAMLGDIQISEPGALIGFAGPRVIEQTIREKLPEGFQRAEYLRDHGMVDMVVHRHEMRKTLSRLCRMLMKAPAFPAQPALEAPVPVPAQAE from the coding sequence ATGAACTGGATTTCGAACGTCGGCCCCAAGATTCGCTCGTTTCTCTCGCGCCGCGAGGTACCGGAGAATCTCTGGATCAAGTGCCCGGAAACGGGCCAGCTCGTTTTTCACAAGGATGTGGAAGCGAACCAGTGGGTGATTCCCGGCTCGAACTATCACATGCGCATGGGCGCCAACGCGCGCCTCAAGGCGACCTTCGACAACGAAACCTGGCTCGACGTGGCGGTGCCGGACGTTCCCGCCGACCCGCTGAAATTCCGCGACGAGCGCCGTTACACCGACCGCATCAAGGATGCGCGCACGAAAACCGGCATGAAGGACGCGGTGAAGATCGGCTTCGGCAAGCTCGACGGCCTTCCGGTTGTCGCCGCCGCGCAGGATTTCGATTTCATGGGCGGCTCGCTCGGCATGGCGGCAGGCGAAGCCGTGATTAAAGGCCTCGACACCGCGGTAGAAAAACAGACGCCGTTCATTCTCTTCGTCGCGAGCGGCGGCGCGCGCATGCAGGAGGGGATTCTTTCGCTCATGCAGATGCCGCGCACCACGGTCGCGGTGCAGAAGCTGCGTGAAGCGAAAAAGCCCTACATCGTCGTGCTGACCAACCCGACGACCGGCGGCGTCACCGCGTCCTACGCGATGCTCGGCGATATCCAGATTTCGGAGCCGGGCGCGCTGATCGGTTTCGCCGGCCCGCGCGTGATCGAGCAGACCATCCGCGAGAAATTGCCGGAAGGCTTCCAACGCGCCGAATATCTCCGCGACCACGGCATGGTCGATATGGTCGTGCATCGCCACGAGATGCGCAAAACGCTCTCGCGCCTGTGCCGCATGTTGATGAAAGCGCCAGCGTTCCCGGCGCAGCCCGCCCTGGAAGCGCCGGTACCCGTTCCGGCCCAGGCAGAGTGA
- a CDS encoding bifunctional folylpolyglutamate synthase/dihydrofolate synthase codes for MNASASHGSAADQVLARLGALHPKRIDLSLGRLHRLLGALGNPERAVPPVIHVGGTNGKGSTVAFLRAMLEASGKRVHTYTSPHLVRFHERIRLAGELVSDTALAAALEETERANAGHEITFFEITTAAAFLLFARTPADVLLLEVGLGGRLDATNVIAQPLATVVTPVSIDHTEYLGDTVEKIAAEKAGIFKRGVPAILARQSEEALRVMERAASRAGAKPFICGEKWSAHEEGGRLVYADESGLLDLPKPRLFGRHQIENAGTAIATLRCLPQLGILPSAIEAGLQKADWPARMQNLSGGKLAALLPSGSELWLDGGHNAAGGEAVSHAAGELEERVPRPLVLIVGMLNTKSADDFLARFSGLARYVFGVSPPGEASRPASEIVAAARSAGIAGEAAKDVEDALARVASLDLPVPPRVLISGSLYLAGAVLAANETPPR; via the coding sequence GTGAACGCTTCCGCTTCGCACGGGTCCGCCGCCGATCAGGTTTTGGCGCGGCTCGGTGCGCTTCATCCCAAACGCATCGATCTTTCGCTCGGCCGCCTGCACCGCCTGCTGGGCGCGCTCGGCAACCCGGAGCGCGCCGTTCCGCCGGTCATCCATGTCGGCGGCACTAACGGCAAGGGTTCGACGGTCGCCTTTCTTCGCGCCATGCTGGAAGCGTCGGGCAAGCGCGTTCACACTTATACTTCGCCGCATCTGGTGCGTTTCCACGAGCGCATCCGCCTTGCGGGCGAACTGGTGAGCGATACGGCATTGGCGGCTGCGCTGGAAGAAACCGAGCGCGCCAACGCGGGCCATGAAATCACGTTTTTCGAGATCACGACGGCGGCGGCATTCCTTCTGTTCGCGCGCACGCCCGCGGACGTGCTGTTGCTTGAAGTCGGCCTTGGCGGCCGTCTCGACGCGACCAATGTGATCGCGCAACCGCTCGCGACCGTGGTGACGCCGGTTTCCATCGACCACACCGAATATCTCGGCGACACGGTCGAAAAAATTGCTGCCGAGAAGGCAGGCATCTTCAAGCGCGGCGTGCCTGCAATTCTCGCGCGGCAAAGCGAAGAGGCGCTTCGCGTGATGGAACGCGCGGCATCGCGCGCGGGCGCGAAGCCGTTCATTTGCGGCGAGAAATGGTCCGCGCACGAAGAGGGCGGACGGCTGGTGTATGCGGACGAGTCCGGGCTGCTCGATCTGCCGAAGCCCCGCCTGTTCGGCCGCCACCAGATCGAGAACGCAGGCACGGCTATCGCAACGCTGCGCTGCCTGCCGCAGCTCGGCATCCTTCCGTCCGCGATCGAAGCCGGGTTGCAGAAGGCCGACTGGCCGGCGCGGATGCAGAATCTTTCCGGCGGCAAGCTCGCAGCGCTTCTTCCTTCCGGCTCCGAACTCTGGCTCGACGGCGGGCACAACGCCGCGGGCGGCGAAGCCGTTTCCCACGCCGCGGGAGAACTGGAAGAGCGCGTGCCGCGCCCGCTGGTTCTCATCGTCGGCATGCTGAACACGAAAAGCGCGGACGACTTTCTCGCGCGCTTCTCCGGGCTGGCCCGTTATGTGTTCGGCGTGTCGCCGCCGGGCGAAGCCTCGCGGCCCGCGAGCGAGATTGTCGCTGCCGCGCGCAGCGCGGGCATTGCCGGGGAGGCCGCGAAGGACGTGGAGGATGCGCTTGCGCGCGTCGCCTCGCTTGATCTTCCCGTTCCGCCACGCGTGCTCATCAGCGGTTCGCTCTATCTCGCGGGCGCGGTTCTCGCCGCGAACGAAACGCCGCCGCGATAA
- the trxA gene encoding thioredoxin codes for MAGVAKVSDASFEADVIKSNEPVLVDFWAEWCGPCRQIAPALEEIAGAGSKVKIVKLNVDENPEVASKYGIMSIPTLMIFKNGEMASRLIGAYPKAKIEQWISTTV; via the coding sequence ATGGCCGGAGTCGCCAAAGTTTCCGATGCTTCTTTCGAAGCCGATGTAATCAAGTCGAACGAGCCGGTCCTCGTGGACTTCTGGGCCGAGTGGTGCGGACCCTGCCGCCAGATCGCGCCCGCGCTGGAAGAAATCGCCGGCGCCGGCAGCAAGGTGAAGATCGTCAAGCTCAACGTAGACGAGAACCCGGAAGTCGCGTCGAAGTACGGCATCATGTCGATCCCGACCTTGATGATCTTCAAGAACGGCGAAATGGCCTCGCGCCTGATCGGCGCCTATCCGAAGGCGAAGATCGAACAGTGGATCTCGACCACGGTCTGA
- the addA gene encoding double-strand break repair helicase AddA, whose amino-acid sequence MSIARTSPTPQMQASDPAHSAWVSANAGSGKTTVLVWRVIRLLLDGVKPARILCLTYTKAAAANMANRTLSTLRDWVQLDDGELDKELARFDPTPASAERRQKARRLFAAALETPGGLKVQTIHAFCDSVLHMFPVESQVPAGFEVLDDAGERDLLAQARLDTLGAAGEQPESGLGRALSHVIAQVDDDRLQAVLMEAVRARASLSLERTNDEAIAKALNASRAVAEIEHDILDGPVFPRAAWSGTAQEMMERFAAKGKGNAFKCAGLFQAAAAAGDSEAFDAYLEIFVTGQGTLKADATFGSEADLKAIPGLREKLFAERERLESLIEQLRAARERERSAALFRIAADVIKRYEAAKQARGVLDFADLVTKTVAMLDREESAWVHYKLDGGIDHILVDEAQDTSPEQWHIVGKLAEEFFAGKGASEKRRTIFAVGDEKQSIFSFQGADPARFAEERAGFQSRIAAAGQELLVPRLNESYRSVPAVLGAVDLVFKDESRWQALGGEEPLHEAIRKKAPGRVEIWPCMAWGVQEEDESAWQKPLDSVPESSSHVRLANAIAKAIHEWKKDGGLTVGEVDRITREEKSRPVRDGDIIILVQKRGPLFDTILRTLKGSGIRVAGADRLQLTEHIAVMDLMALGDALLLESDDLQLACALKSPLFGFSDDDLFALAHERKSTLIEALRTSSAARYREAAALLDRWRQEARHLKPFDFYSRVLGRDGGRNRMIARLGEEAADALDEFLSRALGYEALETPSLQGFLGFLRRAGAEVKRDLEAGGDAVRVMTVHGVKGLEAPVVILAETTAVPAPQNAPKLVRAGGDNGAFVWATGNKTEASLIMEAAKIAAGRKRSEEYERLLYVALTRAKDVLVVCGALKKNRDKAEEGSWFDLVWNALAEDQHARPMQAAYHPEKIILWGQPLEPLPRAEDTPRSAQALPDTPWLHAKPSAPVSRRRVLRPSHLLETESSARERIPPREKGGLARGILVHRLLQSLPSLPPAERQAAGRRYLAAAAAHLDEAARELLLAESLAVIAHPLCAELFGAGSRAEAECVARIVRENETLEIPARIDRLLVTATQITLADFKSDQRIPDRADAVPTRYQAQLAAYREAMRAAFPGRAVRCILIYTGGPRVIEVPESALDSAWAKVQAHGGGAFS is encoded by the coding sequence ATGAGCATCGCGCGCACAAGCCCCACGCCGCAGATGCAGGCGTCCGATCCCGCCCATTCGGCGTGGGTGTCCGCCAATGCCGGTTCGGGCAAGACCACCGTGCTTGTGTGGCGCGTCATCCGCCTGTTGCTGGATGGCGTGAAGCCCGCGCGCATTCTCTGCCTCACCTACACGAAGGCGGCGGCTGCCAACATGGCGAACCGCACCCTCTCGACGTTGCGCGACTGGGTGCAACTCGACGACGGAGAACTCGACAAGGAGCTTGCGCGCTTCGATCCGACGCCAGCCAGCGCGGAGCGGCGGCAAAAAGCGCGGCGCCTTTTCGCAGCGGCGCTGGAAACACCCGGCGGGCTGAAGGTGCAGACCATCCATGCCTTCTGCGACAGCGTGCTGCACATGTTTCCGGTGGAGTCGCAGGTGCCGGCAGGCTTCGAGGTGCTCGACGATGCGGGCGAGCGCGACCTGCTGGCACAGGCACGGCTCGATACGCTGGGCGCGGCAGGCGAGCAGCCGGAGAGCGGGCTGGGCCGCGCGCTCTCGCATGTCATCGCGCAGGTGGACGACGACCGCTTGCAGGCCGTGCTGATGGAGGCGGTGCGGGCGCGCGCTTCGCTTTCGCTGGAACGCACCAACGACGAAGCGATTGCGAAGGCGCTGAACGCTTCAAGAGCCGTAGCTGAGATCGAGCACGATATTCTGGACGGCCCGGTTTTTCCGCGCGCCGCATGGAGCGGCACCGCGCAGGAGATGATGGAGCGCTTTGCCGCGAAGGGGAAAGGCAACGCCTTCAAATGCGCAGGGCTGTTTCAGGCCGCGGCGGCGGCCGGCGACAGCGAAGCGTTTGACGCCTATCTCGAAATCTTCGTGACCGGTCAGGGCACGTTAAAGGCGGACGCGACGTTTGGCAGCGAAGCCGACCTCAAGGCCATTCCCGGTCTTCGCGAAAAACTGTTTGCCGAGCGCGAGCGGCTGGAAAGCCTCATCGAACAGCTTCGTGCGGCGCGCGAACGCGAACGCAGCGCCGCGCTGTTCCGGATCGCGGCGGATGTGATCAAGCGCTATGAAGCGGCGAAACAGGCGCGCGGCGTGCTCGATTTCGCCGACCTCGTCACGAAAACGGTCGCGATGCTGGACCGCGAGGAATCCGCCTGGGTGCACTACAAGCTCGACGGCGGCATCGACCATATCCTCGTGGACGAAGCGCAGGACACCAGCCCGGAGCAGTGGCACATCGTCGGCAAGCTCGCGGAGGAATTCTTCGCGGGCAAAGGCGCGTCGGAGAAGCGCCGCACCATCTTCGCGGTCGGCGACGAGAAGCAGTCGATCTTTAGCTTTCAGGGCGCGGACCCGGCGCGCTTCGCGGAAGAACGCGCGGGCTTCCAGTCGCGGATCGCAGCAGCGGGACAAGAGCTGCTGGTGCCGCGGCTGAACGAATCCTATCGTTCGGTGCCCGCCGTGCTCGGTGCGGTCGATCTCGTATTCAAGGACGAGAGCCGCTGGCAAGCGCTCGGCGGAGAAGAGCCGTTGCATGAGGCGATCCGCAAGAAAGCGCCGGGCCGCGTCGAGATATGGCCCTGCATGGCGTGGGGTGTGCAGGAAGAAGACGAATCGGCCTGGCAGAAGCCGCTCGATTCCGTGCCTGAATCCAGTTCGCATGTGCGCCTCGCGAACGCGATCGCGAAAGCCATTCACGAATGGAAAAAAGACGGCGGCCTCACCGTCGGCGAAGTGGACCGCATCACGCGCGAAGAAAAATCCCGCCCGGTGCGCGACGGCGACATCATCATCCTCGTCCAGAAGCGCGGCCCACTGTTCGATACGATCCTGCGCACGCTGAAGGGCAGCGGTATCCGCGTCGCGGGCGCGGACCGCCTGCAACTCACCGAGCACATCGCGGTCATGGACCTGATGGCGCTGGGCGACGCGCTGCTGCTGGAGAGCGACGACCTGCAACTTGCCTGCGCGCTGAAAAGTCCGCTGTTCGGATTTTCCGACGACGACCTGTTCGCGCTCGCGCACGAACGGAAAAGTACGCTGATCGAAGCGCTGCGAACGAGTAGCGCGGCGCGTTACCGCGAAGCAGCGGCGCTGCTCGACCGCTGGCGGCAGGAAGCGCGGCACCTGAAGCCGTTCGATTTCTATTCGCGCGTGCTCGGCCGCGACGGCGGGCGCAATCGCATGATCGCGCGGCTCGGCGAAGAAGCGGCCGATGCGCTCGATGAGTTCCTTTCACGCGCGCTCGGCTACGAAGCGCTGGAAACGCCCTCCCTGCAAGGCTTTCTCGGCTTCCTGCGCCGCGCAGGCGCGGAGGTGAAGCGCGACCTCGAAGCGGGCGGCGATGCGGTGCGCGTGATGACCGTGCATGGCGTGAAGGGTCTGGAAGCGCCGGTCGTGATCCTCGCCGAAACCACCGCGGTTCCGGCTCCGCAGAATGCACCGAAACTGGTTCGCGCGGGCGGCGATAACGGCGCCTTCGTCTGGGCAACAGGCAACAAGACCGAAGCCTCGCTGATCATGGAAGCCGCCAAAATCGCGGCCGGACGAAAGCGCAGCGAAGAATACGAGCGCCTGCTCTATGTCGCGCTCACGCGCGCAAAGGACGTGCTGGTCGTCTGCGGTGCGCTGAAAAAGAATCGCGACAAGGCCGAAGAAGGATCGTGGTTCGATCTGGTCTGGAACGCGCTCGCGGAAGACCAGCATGCCCGCCCCATGCAGGCAGCGTATCATCCAGAAAAAATCATCCTTTGGGGCCAGCCGCTGGAGCCGCTGCCGCGCGCGGAGGACACGCCGCGGTCCGCGCAGGCCCTCCCCGATACGCCATGGCTGCACGCGAAACCTTCCGCGCCGGTTTCGCGGCGGCGCGTGCTGCGGCCTTCGCATCTGCTCGAAACGGAAAGCAGCGCACGCGAAAGAATCCCGCCGCGCGAAAAGGGCGGCCTCGCGCGCGGCATCCTCGTGCATCGCCTGCTGCAATCGCTCCCCTCGCTCCCACCGGCGGAACGCCAAGCCGCAGGCCGCCGCTATCTCGCGGCCGCCGCCGCACATCTCGACGAGGCGGCGCGCGAGCTTCTGCTTGCGGAGAGCCTTGCCGTGATCGCGCATCCGCTATGCGCGGAACTGTTCGGCGCGGGCAGCCGCGCGGAAGCGGAATGCGTTGCGCGCATCGTCAGAGAAAACGAAACGCTGGAAATCCCCGCGCGGATCGACCGGCTGCTGGTGACGGCGACGCAGATCACGCTTGCGGATTTCAAATCCGACCAGCGCATCCCCGATCGCGCGGACGCCGTGCCAACGCGCTATCAGGCGCAGCTTGCCGCCTATCGTGAAGCCATGCGCGCCGCCTTTCCGGGCCGGGCCGTGCGCTGCATTCTGATCTATACGGGCGGGCCGCGCGTGATCGAAGTCCCTGAATCCGCTCTCGATTCCGCCTGGGCCAAAGTTCAGGCGCATGGCGGCGGCGCGTTCTCCTGA